From one Pempheris klunzingeri isolate RE-2024b chromosome 9, fPemKlu1.hap1, whole genome shotgun sequence genomic stretch:
- the qdpra gene encoding quinoid dihydropteridine reductase a isoform X1, with protein MAANRVIVYGGRGALGSKCVQHFKANGWCVTSIDMAANEEANENVIVKLSESFAEQAGQVTADVARLLGEQKVDAILCVAGGWAGGNSSSKDLYKNTDLMWKQSVWTSTISSHIAALHLKPGGLLTLAGAKAALSGTGGMVGYGMAKAAVHQLCQSLAAKNSGMPSEAAAVAILPVTLDTPMNRKFMPDADFSSWTPLEYIAEMFFNWATGVNRPASGSLMQLLTSGGETQAVAAE; from the exons ATGGCTGCTAACCGGGTGATCGTGTACGGAGGAAGAGGCGCTCTGGGCTCCAAGTGCGTCCAGCATTTCAAAGCTAACGGCTGG TGTGTTACCAGCATCGACATGGCTGCAAACGAGGAGGCGAATGAAAACGTGATCGTGAAGTTGAGTGAATCTTTCGCGGAGCAGGCGGGACAG GTGACGGCGGACGTGGCCCGGTTGCTAGGGGAACAGAAAGTGGATGCCATCTTGTGCGTGGCAGGAGGATGGGCGGGAGGAAACAGTAGCTCCAAAG ATttatacaaaaacacagatctGATGTGGAAGCAGAGCGTTTGGACCTCCACCATCTCCAGCCACATCGCCGCTCTGCACCTAAAACCTGGCGGACTGTTGACTTTGGCCGGGGCCAAAGCAGCTCTGTCAGGCACTGGAG GCATGGTGGGCTATGGCATGGCCAAAGCTGCCGTCCACCAGCTGTGTCAGAGTCTTGCAGCCAAAAACAGTGGGATGCCCTCCGAAGCGGCCGCTGTGGCGATACTCCC GGTTACCTTGGATACGCCAATGAACAGGAAGTTCATGCCTGACGCAGATTTCAGTTCCTGGACACCACTGGAGTACATCGCAGA AATGTTCTTCAACTGGGCCACAGGGGTGAACCGTCCGGCTTCAGGAAGCCTCATGCAGCTGCTGACCTCCGGAGGTGAAACccaggctgtggctgcagagtaG
- the qdpra gene encoding quinoid dihydropteridine reductase a isoform X2 → MAANRVIVYGGRGALGSKCVQHFKANGWVTADVARLLGEQKVDAILCVAGGWAGGNSSSKDLYKNTDLMWKQSVWTSTISSHIAALHLKPGGLLTLAGAKAALSGTGGMVGYGMAKAAVHQLCQSLAAKNSGMPSEAAAVAILPVTLDTPMNRKFMPDADFSSWTPLEYIAEMFFNWATGVNRPASGSLMQLLTSGGETQAVAAE, encoded by the exons ATGGCTGCTAACCGGGTGATCGTGTACGGAGGAAGAGGCGCTCTGGGCTCCAAGTGCGTCCAGCATTTCAAAGCTAACGGCTGG GTGACGGCGGACGTGGCCCGGTTGCTAGGGGAACAGAAAGTGGATGCCATCTTGTGCGTGGCAGGAGGATGGGCGGGAGGAAACAGTAGCTCCAAAG ATttatacaaaaacacagatctGATGTGGAAGCAGAGCGTTTGGACCTCCACCATCTCCAGCCACATCGCCGCTCTGCACCTAAAACCTGGCGGACTGTTGACTTTGGCCGGGGCCAAAGCAGCTCTGTCAGGCACTGGAG GCATGGTGGGCTATGGCATGGCCAAAGCTGCCGTCCACCAGCTGTGTCAGAGTCTTGCAGCCAAAAACAGTGGGATGCCCTCCGAAGCGGCCGCTGTGGCGATACTCCC GGTTACCTTGGATACGCCAATGAACAGGAAGTTCATGCCTGACGCAGATTTCAGTTCCTGGACACCACTGGAGTACATCGCAGA AATGTTCTTCAACTGGGCCACAGGGGTGAACCGTCCGGCTTCAGGAAGCCTCATGCAGCTGCTGACCTCCGGAGGTGAAACccaggctgtggctgcagagtaG